From the Photobacterium sp. GJ3 genome, one window contains:
- a CDS encoding RidA family protein, with protein MDIQRINPTKRWSDVTVFNGIAHFVEVPESDTSADITGQAQQVFAQAEAMLASAGSDKSRILSVTIYITDWANLDAFNAAWDAWLPEGSAPSRACVKVELADPDYLVEIAFVAAA; from the coding sequence ATGGATATTCAGCGTATTAACCCGACCAAACGTTGGTCAGATGTGACTGTATTTAATGGGATTGCTCACTTCGTTGAAGTGCCGGAATCCGATACCAGCGCCGATATTACCGGTCAGGCGCAACAGGTTTTCGCGCAGGCAGAAGCCATGCTCGCCAGTGCGGGCAGCGACAAGTCCCGCATCCTGTCTGTCACGATTTATATCACCGACTGGGCGAACCTGGATGCATTCAATGCCGCATGGGATGCCTGGCTGCCAGAAGGCAGCGCCCCAAGCCGCGCCTGCGTTAAAGTTGAGCTGGCCGATCCGGATTATCTGGTCGAAATCGCCTTCGTCGCCGCTGCATAA
- a CDS encoding 3'-5' exonuclease, protein MNYTRIVCFDLEMCCWNEDGKARTGEIIEIGVAELNLEKGTISRRAQYFVQPESDEISPFCTELTGIKPEVVAQNGKPLASILKAMEQKFGGRHKIYAAWGRDDAILRAECKAKGLEVPFREYLNLATLFKLQPHVQNKRIGLRAAMAMSGLEWEGRQHSGYVDAYNLARLARMMFPAPTK, encoded by the coding sequence ATGAATTACACCCGCATCGTTTGCTTTGATCTTGAAATGTGTTGCTGGAATGAAGACGGCAAAGCCCGCACCGGCGAAATCATTGAGATTGGCGTTGCAGAACTGAATCTGGAAAAGGGCACGATTTCACGCCGCGCACAGTATTTTGTGCAGCCGGAATCAGATGAAATCTCGCCTTTTTGCACCGAGCTGACCGGGATCAAACCTGAAGTGGTCGCACAGAACGGCAAACCGCTTGCCAGTATTCTGAAAGCCATGGAGCAAAAGTTCGGCGGACGTCATAAAATTTATGCGGCCTGGGGCCGGGACGATGCCATTTTACGCGCCGAGTGCAAAGCCAAAGGGCTGGAAGTCCCGTTCCGGGAATACCTGAATCTGGCGACTTTGTTTAAGCTGCAGCCTCACGTACAGAATAAGCGTATCGGCCTGCGTGCCGCCATGGCCATGAGCGGGCTGGAATGGGAAGGCCGTCAGCATTCCGGCTATGTGGATGCATACAACCTTGCCCGGCTGGCTCGTATGATGTTTCCCGCGCCAACGAAATAA